The following are from one region of the Paenalkalicoccus suaedae genome:
- a CDS encoding nuclease-related domain-containing protein, whose amino-acid sequence MTKHIARYVPPLRLHIAEALHVRLPQEFQPELKKSLLSARAGVRGERSIEYYLEDYTVNEHIYLRDVRLPYGTHHFQLDGLILTTNFILVTEVKQYAGTVTYDPDLQQITRLYDNELATYEDPLQQVKRAVRKLTTWLNLHGFPPIHIEPCVIFSNNSTPIELANSRASTLPYICRPGGLHDRLHDLFAQHRNPWGTMADVRALYEHLVQHHVYELPSYSDNTAYAPYIKSGVRCPACKKLMSYSRPHWVCRCGRRDRSAYRQALYDYALLKQSTISTREFLEFAHLSSRYLSQLMLNEVNLPHLGDRYHRRYDLSPFFRGEIIP is encoded by the coding sequence TTGACCAAACACATTGCTCGCTATGTACCACCGCTTCGGCTCCACATCGCCGAAGCCTTACACGTACGATTACCTCAGGAGTTCCAGCCGGAGCTCAAAAAATCCTTACTCTCCGCAAGAGCCGGCGTGAGGGGAGAACGCTCGATCGAGTATTATCTCGAAGATTACACAGTAAACGAGCACATCTACCTGCGCGACGTACGACTACCCTATGGCACCCACCACTTTCAACTCGACGGCCTCATCCTAACGACCAACTTTATACTCGTTACCGAAGTAAAGCAATATGCTGGGACCGTCACTTATGATCCCGATCTGCAACAGATCACTCGACTCTACGACAACGAATTAGCTACCTACGAAGACCCACTTCAGCAAGTTAAACGTGCCGTTCGTAAATTGACCACCTGGCTCAACCTTCACGGATTCCCGCCCATTCATATCGAGCCATGCGTAATTTTCTCCAACAACAGCACACCCATTGAGCTCGCGAATAGCCGCGCCAGCACACTTCCCTACATTTGCCGACCAGGAGGGCTTCACGACCGACTTCACGATTTGTTTGCTCAACATCGTAACCCTTGGGGGACAATGGCTGACGTCCGTGCGCTTTACGAGCACCTCGTGCAGCATCACGTCTACGAGCTTCCGTCTTACTCTGACAATACTGCTTACGCACCTTACATTAAAAGCGGCGTACGTTGTCCCGCGTGTAAAAAGCTCATGAGCTACAGTCGCCCTCATTGGGTGTGTAGGTGTGGTAGAAGGGACCGCTCTGCATATCGGCAAGCGCTCTATGATTATGCGTTATTAAAGCAATCAACGATTTCCACTCGGGAATTTTTAGAGTTTGCACACCTTTCATCGCGCTACTTGTCACAATTGATGTTAAATGAAGTTAACCTTCCACATCTTGGCGACCGTTATCATAGAAGATATGACCTGTCTCCATTTTTTAGAGGAGAGATCATTCCATAA
- a CDS encoding RNA polymerase sigma factor, protein MNEQRWIRRIQKKADQKSADKLIEKYYEEMYRFAYRQMIDKHLALDMTQEIFIKMLQGIEHYDPERASFRTWLYRVAQNACVDYFRSKQYAQVSRANLTDEIDDPATTTAAAATIHNDIELALVSKEQYAVVQACIAEYSTQIQYIMRYKLFQDYTFAEISTELDLPESTVKTNYYKVIKRLRSKLEGYYHEEA, encoded by the coding sequence ATGAACGAGCAAAGGTGGATTCGCCGAATTCAAAAGAAGGCGGATCAAAAGAGCGCAGACAAGTTAATAGAGAAATACTACGAAGAGATGTATCGCTTTGCGTATCGGCAAATGATTGATAAGCACCTGGCGCTCGACATGACGCAGGAGATCTTTATCAAAATGCTGCAGGGGATTGAGCACTACGATCCGGAGCGGGCTAGCTTTCGCACATGGCTGTATCGCGTAGCACAAAACGCCTGCGTCGATTATTTCCGCTCTAAGCAATACGCTCAAGTGAGTCGAGCGAATTTAACCGACGAGATCGATGACCCAGCTACGACCACAGCCGCAGCTGCAACCATACATAACGATATCGAGCTCGCACTCGTGTCCAAAGAACAGTACGCCGTCGTGCAGGCATGTATCGCTGAATATTCCACGCAAATTCAGTACATCATGCGCTATAAACTGTTCCAAGACTATACGTTTGCCGAGATCTCAACCGAGCTCGATCTACCAGAATCAACCGTTAAAACGAACTACTACAAGGTGATCAAACGCCTGCGTAGCAAACTGGAGGGATACTATCATGAAGAAGCATGA
- a CDS encoding ABC transporter ATP-binding protein: MLRVEQVTKKYGDFLALDNVSLELKNGVYGLLAPNGAGKTTLMKMLVTLMKPTSGRVLFKGEEILKLDEQYRSRIGYLPQHFGYYKHYTPTQYLLYLAALKGMPKEAAKARIEEVLDQVALLHVKKKKMKKFSGGMIQRVGIAQALLNDPTVLVLDEPTAGLDPKERARFRHLLSELGRTRIVLLSTHIVSDVESIANEIIMIKNQRLLYKESVGELCERLNGRVYEGKVDFERLPIIRRDHVVLAEKQEQNGMLVRLIAEEAMQGWEQKEPQLEDVFLYEYREEEVS; the protein is encoded by the coding sequence ATGCTTCGAGTGGAACAGGTAACAAAAAAATATGGGGACTTTTTAGCATTAGATAACGTTAGTTTAGAGTTGAAAAACGGGGTATACGGTCTTTTAGCACCAAACGGAGCGGGGAAGACAACGCTCATGAAGATGCTTGTCACACTCATGAAGCCGACGTCCGGGCGCGTGTTGTTTAAAGGGGAGGAAATTCTGAAGTTAGACGAGCAGTACCGCAGTCGCATCGGCTATTTGCCACAGCATTTTGGCTACTACAAGCACTACACGCCGACGCAGTATCTGCTCTATTTAGCGGCGCTGAAAGGGATGCCAAAAGAAGCGGCGAAAGCGCGGATCGAGGAAGTGTTGGACCAGGTCGCGCTCTTACACGTGAAGAAAAAGAAGATGAAAAAGTTCTCGGGAGGAATGATCCAGCGCGTCGGAATCGCGCAGGCGCTGTTGAATGATCCGACAGTATTAGTGCTAGACGAACCAACAGCAGGTCTTGATCCAAAGGAACGTGCACGATTTAGACACCTTCTATCAGAGCTTGGACGCACGCGTATCGTCCTACTCTCGACGCACATCGTCTCTGACGTCGAATCCATCGCAAACGAAATTATCATGATTAAAAACCAACGTCTTCTATATAAAGAATCAGTGGGTGAACTGTGCGAGCGCCTAAACGGTCGCGTTTACGAAGGGAAAGTCGACTTCGAACGACTACCAATTATTCGCCGTGACCACGTCGTCTTAGCAGAAAAGCAAGAGCAAAACGGGATGCTCGTTCGCCTAATTGCGGAGGAAGCGATGCAAGGCTGGGAGCAAAAGGAGCCGCAACTAGAGGATGTCTTTTTATACGAGTACCGCGAAGAAGAGGTGAGCTAA
- a CDS encoding sensor domain-containing diguanylate cyclase, with the protein MSLSHFEIAIYRHLDQLTTDVLEITKGVFPDLTLYINALTDYEQITIKVAEHHTSVKLKEGDISDLSGALCHRVDFENQKPLIYENIDQAKDLGDARKLLNDVNIKAYLGIPIVLNSGERFGTLCVANDEPTTFKSESVQLIQRIARLFSFYIEIQYEAYRDHLTKVYNRSFLEAVYPSVSNDKGIIALLDLDGFKLVNDRLGHQVGDEVLMEVAEKLRKHTIGRSSFVVRLGGDEFVMYWPQESAETINQHLSNVLQDFKSWDVDIKECQLSASIGAVSFEKQELLKVLKQADDALYHVKKSGRNNYKLEHCD; encoded by the coding sequence ATGAGTTTATCCCATTTTGAGATCGCTATTTATCGCCACTTAGACCAATTAACGACAGACGTCTTAGAAATCACAAAGGGCGTATTTCCCGATTTGACCTTATACATCAATGCACTGACAGATTATGAACAAATCACCATTAAAGTAGCAGAACACCACACATCAGTAAAACTAAAAGAGGGCGACATCTCTGATTTGTCAGGTGCACTTTGCCATCGTGTAGATTTTGAGAATCAAAAGCCTTTAATTTATGAAAATATTGACCAAGCAAAAGATTTAGGAGACGCCCGAAAATTGTTAAATGATGTGAATATAAAAGCTTATTTAGGGATTCCGATCGTGTTAAATTCAGGAGAACGATTTGGTACCTTATGTGTGGCAAATGACGAGCCGACTACATTTAAATCTGAAAGCGTTCAACTAATTCAAAGAATTGCACGATTATTTTCGTTCTATATTGAGATACAATATGAAGCCTATCGCGATCACTTGACGAAGGTGTATAATCGGTCATTTCTTGAAGCCGTGTATCCTTCCGTGTCTAACGACAAAGGTATCATTGCTCTTCTCGATTTGGACGGCTTTAAACTAGTAAATGATCGCCTTGGTCATCAGGTTGGTGATGAGGTATTAATGGAGGTCGCAGAGAAACTTAGAAAACATACGATTGGCAGGTCATCATTTGTTGTAAGATTAGGCGGTGATGAATTCGTTATGTACTGGCCTCAAGAATCAGCAGAGACGATCAACCAACACTTATCTAATGTGTTACAAGATTTCAAATCATGGGACGTCGACATAAAGGAATGTCAATTATCTGCTAGTATTGGTGCAGTAAGTTTTGAAAAGCAAGAATTATTAAAGGTACTTAAACAGGCGGATGACGCCTTGTATCATGTAAAAAAATCTGGTAGGAACAATTATAAGTTAGAGCATTGTGATTAA
- the hpt gene encoding hypoxanthine phosphoribosyltransferase produces the protein MAYELDGTMISEEQIKTRVKELAEQIEKDFRGEPVVLIAVLKGSFVFAADLMREISQNVQIDFISVSSYGDATETTGKVRLLKDLDSNITGENVVVVEDIVDSGLTLDFLVDHLHMHKPKELKVCTLLDKPERRQVELQIDYVGFEIPDRFIVGYGIDYAQRYRNLPYIASVKEV, from the coding sequence ATGGCATATGAGCTTGATGGAACGATGATTTCAGAGGAGCAAATTAAGACGCGCGTGAAGGAGCTAGCAGAGCAAATCGAGAAGGATTTTCGCGGCGAGCCTGTCGTATTAATCGCTGTGTTAAAGGGATCTTTCGTATTTGCGGCTGACTTGATGCGTGAGATTTCGCAAAACGTGCAAATCGATTTTATCTCCGTCTCAAGCTACGGCGACGCAACAGAGACAACGGGTAAAGTACGTCTTTTAAAGGATCTTGATAGCAATATCACGGGTGAGAATGTGGTAGTTGTCGAAGATATCGTGGACAGCGGGTTAACGCTTGATTTCCTCGTTGATCATCTGCACATGCACAAGCCAAAGGAGCTTAAAGTATGTACACTCTTAGATAAGCCCGAGCGCCGTCAAGTAGAGCTGCAGATTGACTACGTTGGCTTTGAGATTCCAGATCGTTTTATCGTTGGCTACGGGATTGACTATGCGCAACGTTATCGTAACCTTCCATATATCGCTTCTGTAAAAGAAGTGTAA
- a CDS encoding GNAT family N-acetyltransferase, whose protein sequence is MKLRLAEMKDAMGIAKVHVDSWRQTYEGIIPDDYLASLSYESRKELWEYLIPKVHANVIIAEVDGEIVGFASGRIDPKTCEGEIGAIYILQGFQGRGIGREMMQQLFAFFEKENAERVKVEVLSANKSASFYGSFGGREYCTKDIEIADGFHEATYYEWTDYKAVLEK, encoded by the coding sequence GTGAAATTACGATTAGCGGAAATGAAGGATGCAATGGGTATTGCAAAGGTCCACGTTGATTCGTGGAGACAAACGTATGAAGGTATCATACCGGATGATTATTTAGCGAGTTTATCATATGAGAGTCGTAAGGAGCTCTGGGAATACCTGATTCCGAAGGTGCATGCAAATGTGATCATTGCCGAAGTGGATGGGGAGATCGTGGGCTTTGCGTCTGGTCGGATTGATCCGAAGACGTGTGAGGGCGAGATCGGCGCTATTTATATACTGCAGGGATTTCAAGGGCGTGGTATCGGGCGTGAAATGATGCAGCAACTATTTGCCTTTTTTGAAAAGGAAAATGCGGAGCGAGTGAAAGTGGAGGTGCTTTCAGCTAATAAATCTGCTAGCTTTTATGGTAGCTTTGGTGGACGCGAATATTGCACGAAGGATATTGAGATTGCCGATGGCTTCCATGAGGCAACTTATTACGAATGGACGGATTATAAAGCAGTTCTAGAAAAATAA
- a CDS encoding NAD(P)-dependent alcohol dehydrogenase translates to MSQTVKARGVRGAKESFEKVEITRRDLDEYDVQIEIKYAGICHSDIHTAHGEWGEVTDPLVPGHEIAGYVTDIGSKVSAYKVGDRVGVGCMVDSCGKCSSCEKGEEQYCLEGNVPTYAGVDKYGEPTQGGYSTHIVVTEGFVVRIPDELPLDKAAPLLCAGITTFSPLNHWDIGKGSKVAVVGMGGLGHVAVKIANAMGAEVTVLSRTLAKEEDGLKFGAKHYYATEDEETFEKLAGSFDFILNTVSAKLDINKFLGLLALDGTLVNVGAPAEPLDLHVFSLIPQRRSFAGSLIGGIRETQEMLDFCAKHGIEPEIEVISADDIDEAYDRVLDSDVKYRFVIDTATI, encoded by the coding sequence GTGAGTCAAACAGTTAAAGCAAGAGGAGTACGTGGAGCGAAAGAATCGTTTGAGAAGGTAGAAATTACGCGTCGTGATTTAGATGAATACGATGTGCAGATTGAAATAAAGTATGCGGGTATTTGCCACTCGGATATTCATACCGCTCATGGAGAATGGGGCGAAGTGACGGATCCGCTTGTACCAGGTCATGAAATCGCAGGATATGTGACGGATATTGGATCGAAGGTATCTGCTTATAAAGTCGGAGACCGCGTCGGTGTTGGCTGTATGGTCGACTCTTGCGGGAAATGTAGTAGCTGTGAAAAGGGTGAGGAGCAATATTGCCTAGAAGGTAATGTACCTACTTACGCTGGTGTGGATAAATACGGAGAACCGACGCAAGGTGGCTATTCGACGCATATCGTTGTGACAGAAGGTTTTGTCGTCCGCATCCCTGACGAGCTACCTTTAGATAAAGCGGCACCTTTATTGTGCGCTGGTATCACCACATTTTCCCCATTAAACCATTGGGATATTGGGAAAGGGTCGAAGGTTGCGGTCGTTGGTATGGGCGGTCTCGGTCACGTTGCCGTGAAGATTGCGAATGCCATGGGCGCTGAAGTGACGGTGCTGTCTCGTACGCTTGCGAAGGAAGAGGACGGCTTAAAGTTTGGTGCGAAGCATTACTATGCTACAGAAGATGAGGAAACGTTTGAGAAGCTTGCTGGTTCATTCGATTTCATCTTAAATACGGTCAGCGCGAAGCTGGATATTAATAAATTCTTAGGGCTCTTAGCATTAGATGGAACGCTTGTTAACGTTGGCGCTCCAGCTGAGCCACTCGATTTACACGTGTTCTCGCTAATCCCGCAGCGTCGTTCGTTTGCAGGCTCGTTGATTGGCGGTATTCGTGAAACGCAGGAGATGCTCGATTTCTGCGCAAAGCACGGCATTGAGCCGGAAATTGAAGTCATTTCAGCCGATGACATTGACGAAGCCTACGATCGCGTGTTGGACTCCGATGTGAAGTATCGATTTGTGATTGATACGGCGACGATTTAA
- a CDS encoding MetQ/NlpA family ABC transporter substrate-binding protein, with translation MRKAAFLTGALTLLLVACGESQASEDRIEVSIGVTGADGQFWNLISDRAAEEGIDIELIEFADYALPNTALVNGEIDLNSFQHLAFLSQYNAEYDETITPIGSTVIAPLGLYSTNHESIEDIPDGGEIALPNDPANTGRGLKVLESAGLITLREDVGLYPTVDDIEENPKNLEFVLVVAQQTPRVLPDVAGSIINSGIATQADIFLDEALVHDDPYSDEAAPYINVFATRAEEKDNEAYHTIAQIYQEEDIAQAVVDDSNGGNIVVDIPQEDLQQTLDELVQNLKEGQ, from the coding sequence ATGAGAAAAGCAGCATTTTTAACAGGGGCACTTACACTTTTACTAGTAGCATGTGGAGAATCACAAGCATCGGAGGACCGCATAGAAGTCTCGATCGGCGTAACAGGTGCAGACGGTCAGTTCTGGAATTTAATTTCAGACCGTGCTGCAGAGGAAGGTATCGATATCGAGCTAATCGAATTTGCAGACTACGCATTACCTAACACGGCTCTTGTGAATGGAGAGATTGATCTCAACTCGTTCCAGCACTTAGCTTTCCTAAGCCAATACAACGCGGAGTACGATGAAACGATCACGCCAATCGGCTCTACCGTTATTGCACCTCTTGGACTATACTCAACCAACCATGAGTCAATCGAGGATATTCCTGATGGCGGCGAAATCGCGCTACCAAACGACCCCGCTAATACGGGACGAGGCCTCAAAGTGCTTGAGAGCGCAGGCTTAATCACCCTTCGTGAGGATGTAGGGCTTTATCCGACCGTCGATGATATTGAGGAAAATCCAAAGAATCTAGAATTTGTATTAGTCGTTGCGCAACAAACACCACGAGTGTTACCTGACGTTGCCGGCTCTATTATCAATAGTGGAATTGCCACACAGGCAGATATTTTCTTAGACGAAGCACTCGTACACGATGATCCATACAGTGACGAAGCAGCGCCTTATATTAACGTTTTTGCGACACGCGCAGAGGAGAAAGACAACGAAGCCTACCATACTATTGCTCAAATTTATCAAGAGGAAGACATTGCCCAAGCTGTTGTCGACGATTCTAACGGAGGAAATATTGTGGTCGATATTCCACAGGAGGATTTGCAGCAAACACTTGATGAGCTTGTACAAAACTTAAAGGAGGGACAATAA
- a CDS encoding methionine ABC transporter permease produces MGVDWSTFWLRVVEATGETITMVLFTLAFASIFGVAIGLTLYVTREDNILENKVVFFFINVLINIIRPIPFIIFLVAITPLTRLVMGTTIGTTAAIFPMTIAASFGIARIVENNLVAIDPGLIEAAKAMGASPFQIIYGVLIPETLGPLILGLTFVTVALIDFSAMAGIVGGGGLGDLAMTYGYHRFDASVMFVTVAILIILVQIAQFAGNKLSRKFLRR; encoded by the coding sequence ATGGGAGTTGATTGGAGTACGTTTTGGCTCAGGGTTGTGGAGGCGACCGGTGAGACGATTACGATGGTCCTCTTCACACTCGCCTTCGCCAGTATCTTCGGCGTCGCGATCGGTCTCACCTTATATGTCACGCGTGAGGACAATATTTTAGAAAATAAAGTCGTATTCTTTTTCATCAATGTGTTAATCAACATCATTCGCCCAATTCCGTTTATTATCTTTCTCGTCGCTATTACACCTTTAACGAGATTGGTAATGGGTACAACGATTGGAACGACAGCAGCCATCTTTCCTATGACAATTGCTGCTTCGTTCGGGATCGCCCGCATTGTGGAAAATAACCTTGTTGCGATTGATCCAGGCTTAATTGAAGCCGCAAAAGCAATGGGTGCATCCCCTTTTCAAATTATTTATGGTGTCCTCATTCCAGAGACACTCGGTCCACTTATTTTGGGACTAACCTTTGTGACAGTTGCCTTAATCGACTTTTCTGCTATGGCAGGGATTGTTGGGGGTGGCGGTTTAGGAGACCTCGCCATGACTTACGGCTACCATCGCTTTGACGCGTCTGTCATGTTTGTCACCGTCGCTATACTCATTATTTTAGTACAAATCGCACAGTTTGCCGGAAACAAATTATCACGAAAATTCTTAAGAAGATAG
- a CDS encoding methionine ABC transporter ATP-binding protein, translating to MITFDEVTKSFTTNGKDILAVDDVSLTVNKGEIFGIIGFSGAGKSTLLRLVNLLESPTKGRILIGDQDIQSLKPRDLRRQRQQIGMIFQNFNLFSSRTVFGNVAYPLRLARKPKREVTRIVNDMLDFVGLKDKADHYPEQLSGGQKQRVGIARALATSPEFLICDEATSALDPDTTDDILRLLKKVNEEYGITILLITHEMHVIKTICDRVAVMENGRVIESGNVFNVFSNPQTATTKNFISSVLNDRLSIKLLTHLRNSHTNPLYRVIFKGESTNQPLLSKVTRKYDLDFNIAYGSVNELQDQLYGNLIVEFIGDPIAVQRAIEELATTVEIREVINHGS from the coding sequence TTGATTACATTCGATGAAGTCACAAAAAGCTTTACCACAAATGGAAAGGACATCCTTGCCGTCGATGACGTGTCCTTGACCGTGAATAAAGGAGAAATATTTGGCATTATCGGCTTCAGTGGAGCGGGTAAAAGCACGCTACTTAGACTCGTTAACTTACTCGAAAGCCCAACAAAAGGTCGCATCCTCATTGGCGATCAAGACATTCAGTCATTAAAACCACGGGATCTTCGTCGCCAACGTCAGCAAATCGGCATGATCTTTCAAAACTTTAACCTATTTTCGTCACGGACGGTTTTTGGCAATGTTGCTTATCCACTACGACTTGCACGAAAACCAAAACGAGAAGTGACGCGCATCGTCAACGACATGCTCGACTTTGTCGGATTAAAGGACAAAGCCGATCATTATCCTGAGCAACTGTCTGGCGGTCAAAAGCAACGCGTTGGCATTGCTCGTGCGCTAGCCACGTCACCGGAATTCCTTATCTGTGACGAAGCAACGTCTGCACTTGATCCTGATACAACCGATGATATTCTTCGCTTATTAAAAAAGGTGAATGAAGAATACGGCATCACAATTCTTCTCATCACGCACGAGATGCACGTGATTAAAACGATTTGCGATCGTGTTGCAGTCATGGAGAATGGTCGCGTGATTGAGAGTGGAAATGTATTCAACGTTTTTTCGAATCCACAAACAGCCACGACAAAGAATTTTATTAGCTCTGTATTAAATGATCGACTATCTATTAAGCTATTAACGCATTTACGCAATAGCCATACTAACCCTCTTTATCGGGTCATTTTTAAAGGCGAATCAACCAATCAACCATTATTATCAAAGGTTACACGTAAGTACGATCTAGATTTTAATATTGCTTATGGCAGTGTCAATGAGTTACAGGATCAGCTTTACGGCAACTTAATTGTCGAGTTTATCGGTGATCCAATCGCGGTTCAGCGAGCCATAGAAGAGCTCGCAACAACCGTCGAGATTCGGGAGGTGATCAATCATGGGAGTTGA
- a CDS encoding YezD family protein, which translates to MSESTTKESYVQSVLKQIEFGTVTVTVHNGEITQVDVTEKKRFPNQKKTN; encoded by the coding sequence ATGAGTGAGAGCACCACAAAAGAATCGTATGTCCAGTCCGTCTTAAAACAAATTGAGTTTGGCACAGTAACAGTAACTGTGCACAATGGGGAAATCACCCAGGTAGACGTAACCGAGAAAAAACGATTTCCGAATCAGAAAAAAACAAACTAG
- a CDS encoding Fur-regulated basic protein FbpA translates to MNASQESTKQQLITRLLEAGHFKIGNQQLYELTVEELRQALNQTEEVRLR, encoded by the coding sequence ATGAATGCCTCACAGGAAAGCACAAAGCAACAGCTCATTACACGGTTGCTCGAAGCAGGTCACTTTAAGATCGGTAACCAACAACTATATGAGCTAACGGTGGAGGAATTACGCCAAGCACTAAACCAAACAGAGGAGGTTCGCCTACGATGA
- a CDS encoding AAA family ATPase, translating to MDSFLFNKSNTRIKDMINYREHAVALEGVSEHLFTEFGHTFYQFSLQEELVDIWKVLQDDIKHNANVEFVTYVFESVEAFKVTTEIEEDRLRVNSNLNIDNSVYYYPDFEVALVRIPIFREHMNYEQSFVFSTSQTAVKRFLHYVYKQNRIYSKAHMSMLIDTLNGVEERREQITTAVLREDVLLEAGLKEEIYRSIDQFFLEDGSFFKTYDIPYKRGILLYGHPGNGKTTLVKSIAGSVEAPVVYWQITEHTSSYTVMEVFQKVAKLTPMVLVIEDLDSMPLDVRSVFLNTLDGSTSKEGVFLVGTTNYPEKIDPALVNRAGRFDRSYELKLPGKELRSQYAKVKRFDRFLTEDQVELLVEKTDGLSFAQLNELYTSAALQWHYEEKVDIDELCSQLQNDNRKKKRDEWNESNHDPVGFY from the coding sequence ATGGATTCGTTTCTCTTCAATAAGTCAAATACGCGAATAAAAGATATGATAAATTACAGAGAACATGCGGTTGCGCTTGAGGGTGTGAGTGAACACTTGTTTACTGAATTTGGACATACTTTCTATCAATTTTCTCTCCAAGAGGAACTTGTGGATATTTGGAAAGTGCTCCAAGATGATATTAAGCATAACGCGAACGTAGAATTTGTTACATATGTTTTTGAGTCAGTTGAAGCATTTAAGGTTACAACGGAGATAGAGGAAGATCGTCTGCGGGTAAACTCTAACCTGAATATTGATAATTCGGTTTACTACTATCCTGATTTTGAGGTTGCTCTAGTTAGAATTCCGATTTTTCGTGAGCATATGAACTATGAGCAAAGCTTCGTTTTTTCCACGTCACAAACAGCCGTCAAACGCTTCCTTCATTATGTATACAAACAAAATCGTATATATAGTAAGGCGCACATGTCTATGCTCATTGATACATTAAATGGAGTAGAGGAACGACGAGAACAAATTACAACAGCTGTATTAAGAGAAGATGTTTTATTAGAAGCAGGACTAAAAGAGGAAATTTATCGTTCTATCGATCAATTCTTTCTAGAGGATGGTTCCTTTTTTAAGACGTATGATATTCCTTATAAAAGAGGCATTTTACTATACGGGCACCCTGGAAACGGGAAGACTACGCTTGTTAAATCAATAGCAGGAAGTGTAGAGGCTCCTGTCGTGTACTGGCAGATTACAGAACACACATCGAGCTACACCGTAATGGAAGTATTCCAGAAGGTGGCGAAGTTAACGCCGATGGTACTTGTTATTGAAGACTTGGACTCGATGCCACTAGACGTACGTTCTGTATTTCTTAATACACTAGACGGATCAACATCTAAAGAAGGGGTCTTTTTAGTTGGTACAACAAACTATCCGGAGAAAATTGATCCTGCCTTAGTAAACCGTGCTGGTCGCTTCGATCGCTCGTATGAGCTGAAGCTTCCCGGCAAAGAGCTTCGAAGTCAGTACGCAAAAGTTAAACGTTTCGATCGTTTCTTAACCGAAGATCAAGTGGAGCTTTTAGTAGAAAAGACAGACGGGCTCTCATTTGCGCAATTAAATGAACTGTATACGTCAGCTGCACTCCAATGGCACTATGAAGAAAAGGTTGATATTGATGAATTGTGTAGTCAGTTACAAAATGATAATCGAAAAAAGAAGCGTGATGAGTGGAACGAGTCAAACCATGATCCGGTGGGGTTTTATTAA
- a CDS encoding PH domain-containing protein, whose protein sequence is MNFFKGDNKSKHHDQVQEFLFEGEELHSTYGLMVDFVALTSHRVLFVDRSIMSKSRSVVVTIPFSKIEEIAIEKTGFLSFSNTIEIATKSGNHQLQFTKGSDVMGFYKELSQRICA, encoded by the coding sequence ATGAATTTTTTCAAAGGGGACAATAAATCAAAGCACCACGACCAAGTACAGGAATTCCTATTTGAAGGAGAAGAGCTCCACAGCACGTATGGGCTGATGGTTGATTTTGTGGCGTTGACGTCGCATCGCGTCTTATTTGTAGACCGTTCGATTATGTCGAAGTCGCGCTCTGTCGTAGTGACAATTCCATTTTCTAAAATAGAGGAAATTGCGATAGAGAAGACTGGGTTCCTATCCTTTTCAAACACAATCGAAATTGCAACAAAGTCTGGGAATCATCAGCTACAGTTCACGAAGGGGAGCGATGTGATGGGCTTTTATAAGGAGCTGTCGCAGCGGATCTGCGCATAA